The Ornithodoros turicata isolate Travis chromosome 7, ASM3712646v1, whole genome shotgun sequence genome includes a region encoding these proteins:
- the LOC135401095 gene encoding polynucleotide 5'-hydroxyl-kinase NOL9-like isoform X1, with the protein MYVASVVNVFLDLVVLYRKKYNMKPKHAKQFPGRVPSRHHSTSTVKAKLKRHHKKKMRKQSGSWTVELDIDTTKKSPHTFTISPYESRLDSAGKPSKKSSKFRHKKDKFRQPKETALAKHNRRRSESEGCLGDQEAPDISHCISRVSGEGASKEKSSKGPVGPLSLDALKQLGKLEEEPLARVEDSALEEYPEPDVEDEHQRDSDEETNDVEDEHQSDYEEKTDYFGGAYVYSSDEEVNASESASSASEDETELDCTEPMDSSNWCHTSANSSAYCADSENEEEGYSQLSLHPEQSKHTLRVFSLQEKLLLAFVRQPTMLRLTGRATLRVLYGSLDVDGYILTPANPHNKDGLFVQCGLLSPPATMRPMAPQSDSVYSKLMQELNQLVPGSWDTVSPHFDRNATVVLLKKAEGRWPAIELVIANLVKLPHLESSHAGMGFDLKSAKDDHHPWSSQFPGLATKLIKATTSAEQQIPHVVVCGMKNSGKSTFLRQLTNSLLNVCSAVIYLDCDPGQTEFSPPGTLSLVKVTHPLLGPPFTHVCTPEKMYFLGDVSPAASPDSYSNAIRCLVEYKNQHFPSCPLVVNTMGWLYGIGMSLFVDIIRWVNPTDLVQLVSAFNLAGSVSPTDLPLLNASTVHMACGWLSSRNDALPEGHDAVLGSSFASHHLRAVEGKSSSSQPQILRQGMLLSYLSQKQCSSAFCPWSLTPYRLAWSSVAIHEHSCTVQKKDLLHVLNASVVALCTVPKESLLETEVEGYPMFMKGNPPYECVGFGIVRAIHPKEKVFYILTPEPKHRLAEVNALIKGCINIPEVLLTKQARFLKKGQSLPYLANSACSEVTSYSDNQMETRSRSESPCY; encoded by the exons ATGTATGTAGCTAGTGTCGTCAACGTGTTTCTTGATTTGGTGGTGTTGTATCGAAA GAAATACAACATGAAGCCAAAGCATGCAAAACAATTTCCTGGGCGTGTTCCATCTAGGCATCATTCCACAAGCACAGTGAAAGCAAAACTTAAGAGGCACCACAAAAAGAAGATGCGAAAACAAAGTGGAAGCTGGACTGTCGAGCTTGATATTGACACGACGAAGAAAAGTCCACACACGTTCACCATTAGTCCTTATGAATCCCGGCTGGATTCAGCTGGAAAGCCTAGTAAAAAATCATCGAAGTTTAGGCACAAGAAGGACAAATTTAGACAGCCCAAGGAAACAGCGCTGGCCAAGCACAATAGACGGAGATCAGAATCTGAGGGCTGCTTAGGGGATCAGGAAGCTCCAGATATTTCCCACTGCATCAGCCGTGTGAGTGGAGAGGGAGCAAGTAAAGAGAAAAGTTCAAAAGGGCCTGTTGGTCCACTATCACTAGATGCACTGAAGCAACTAGGCAAGCTAGAAGAAGAACCTTTGGCCCGGGTGGAGGACTCTGCTTTGGAAGAATACCCTGAACCTGACGTTGAAGATGAACATCAAAGGGACTCCGACGAGGAAACGAATGATGTTGAAGATGAACACCAAAGTGACTATGAGGAAAAAACGGATTACTTTGGGGGTGCCTATGTGTATAGCAGTGATGAAGAGGTAAATGCAAGTGAAAGTGCCAGTTCTGCGAGTGAAGATGAAACTGAACTGGACTGCACTGAGCCGATGGACTCTTCAAACTGGTGTCACACGTCTGCCAACAGCAGTGCATACTGTGCTGATAGT GAAAATGAAGAGGAGGGCTATTCGCAACTCAGCTTGCACCCCGAACAGAGCAAGCACACCCTGAG GGTCTTCAGCCTTCAGGAGAAGCTACTGCTTGCATTTGTTCGACAACCTACAATGCTCAGATTGACTGGACGTGCGACGTTGCGTGTTCTGTACGGATCCCTCGATGTCGATGGATATATCCTGACTCCTGCAAATCCGCACAACAAGGATGGCTTGTTTGTTCAGTGTGGGTTGCTCTCCCCGCCGGCAACAATGAGACCCATGGCCCCGCAGAGCGATTCTGTGTACTCAAAGCTCATGCAAGAGCTAAACCAGCTGGTTCCTGGGTCATGGGACACAGTGTCCCCCCACTTTGATCGAAACGCCACCGTGGTCCTACTAAAGAAGGCAGAAGGACGTTGGCCAGCAATAGAGTTGGTCATCGCTAACTTGGTCAAGTTGCCGCACTTGGAGAGCAGTCACGCGGGTATGGGCTTTGACTTGAAGTCTGCAAAAGATGATCATCATCCTTGGAGCTCACAGTTTCCTGGTTTGGCTACAAAACTCATCAAAGCTACTACTTCTGCAG AGCAACAGATTCCCCATGTTGTTGTATGTGGGATGAAAAATTCTGGAAAGTCAACATTTCTAAGGCAGCTTACAAATTCCTTGCTCAATGT GTGCTCCGCCGTGATCTACCTTGACTGCGATCCAGGCCAAACAGAATTCTCACCTCCAGGGACTCTTTCTCTTGTCAAAGTCACACATCCACTCCTGG GGCCTCCTTTTACTCATGTGTGTACACCTGAGAA AATGTACTTCTTGGGCGATGTCTCTCCAGCTGCTTCCCCAGACTCTTACTCGAATGCAATACGCTGCTTGGTCGAATACAAGAACCAGCATTTTCCAAGCTGCCCCCTTGTTGTGAACACAATGGGATGGCTTTACG GCATTGGGATGTCACTCTTTGTGGACATAATACGTTGGGTGAACCCTACAGACCTGGTGCAGTTAGTTTCTGCATTCAATTTGGCCGGGTCTGTATCACCTACTGACCTTCCCCTCCTGAATGCCTCAACGGTACACATGGCTTGCGGGTGGCTTTCTTCACGTAATGATGCATTACCCGAGGGCCATGATGCTGTGCTGGGTTCAAGCTTTGCATCTCACCACCTGAGAGCAGTTGAAGGAAAATCATCAAG TTCACAACCTCAAATACTAAGACAAGGAATGCTGTTGTCTTACCTGAGCCAAAAGCAGTGCTCATCGGCTTTCTGTCCCTGGAGCTTGACACCATACAG aCTAGCATGGTCATCTGTTGCAATTCATGAGCACAGCTGCACTGTACAAAAGAAGGATCTGTTACATGTACTCAATGCGAGTGTTGTGGCTCTGTGTACAGTACCAAAAGAATCA CTTCTGGAGACCGAAGTGGAAGGCTACCCAATGTTTATGAAAGGGAACCCTCCATATGAATGTGTTGGCTTTG GCATTGTGCGTGCCATCCACCCCAAAGAAAAAGTTTTTTACATCTTAACACCTGAGCCAAAGCACAGACTGGCAGAAGTTAATGCTCTGATCAAAGGATGCATCAATATCCCAGAGGTCCTTCTAACAAAACAG GCTCGCTTCCTGAAGAAAGGACAGTCACTTCCTTACCTTGCAAACAGTGCCTGCAGCGAAGTGACATCTTACTCTGACAATCAGATGGAAACAAGGTCAAGGAGTGAATCACCCTGTTACTAA
- the LOC135401095 gene encoding polynucleotide 5'-hydroxyl-kinase NOL9-like isoform X3 produces the protein MKYNMKPKHAKQFPGRVPSRHHSTSTVKAKLKRHHKKKMRKQSGSWTVELDIDTTKKSPHTFTISPYESRLDSAGKPSKKSSKFRHKKDKFRQPKETALAKHNRRRSESEGCLGDQEAPDISHCISRVSGEGASKEKSSKGPVGPLSLDALKQLGKLEEEPLARVEDSALEEYPEPDVEDEHQRDSDEETNDVEDEHQSDYEEKTDYFGGAYVYSSDEEVNASESASSASEDETELDCTEPMDSSNWCHTSANSSAYCADSENEEEGYSQLSLHPEQSKHTLRVFSLQEKLLLAFVRQPTMLRLTGRATLRVLYGSLDVDGYILTPANPHNKDGLFVQCGLLSPPATMRPMAPQSDSVYSKLMQELNQLVPGSWDTVSPHFDRNATVVLLKKAEGRWPAIELVIANLVKLPHLESSHAGMGFDLKSAKDDHHPWSSQFPGLATKLIKATTSAEQQIPHVVVCGMKNSGKSTFLRQLTNSLLNVCSAVIYLDCDPGQTEFSPPGTLSLVKVTHPLLGPPFTHVCTPEKMYFLGDVSPAASPDSYSNAIRCLVEYKNQHFPSCPLVVNTMGWLYGIGMSLFVDIIRWVNPTDLVQLVSAFNLAGSVSPTDLPLLNASTVHMACGWLSSRNDALPEGHDAVLGSSFASHHLRAVEGKSSSSQPQILRQGMLLSYLSQKQCSSAFCPWSLTPYRLAWSSVAIHEHSCTVQKKDLLHVLNASVVALCTVPKESLLETEVEGYPMFMKGNPPYECVGFGIVRAIHPKEKVFYILTPEPKHRLAEVNALIKGCINIPEVLLTKQARFLKKGQSLPYLANSACSEVTSYSDNQMETRSRSESPCY, from the exons AT GAAATACAACATGAAGCCAAAGCATGCAAAACAATTTCCTGGGCGTGTTCCATCTAGGCATCATTCCACAAGCACAGTGAAAGCAAAACTTAAGAGGCACCACAAAAAGAAGATGCGAAAACAAAGTGGAAGCTGGACTGTCGAGCTTGATATTGACACGACGAAGAAAAGTCCACACACGTTCACCATTAGTCCTTATGAATCCCGGCTGGATTCAGCTGGAAAGCCTAGTAAAAAATCATCGAAGTTTAGGCACAAGAAGGACAAATTTAGACAGCCCAAGGAAACAGCGCTGGCCAAGCACAATAGACGGAGATCAGAATCTGAGGGCTGCTTAGGGGATCAGGAAGCTCCAGATATTTCCCACTGCATCAGCCGTGTGAGTGGAGAGGGAGCAAGTAAAGAGAAAAGTTCAAAAGGGCCTGTTGGTCCACTATCACTAGATGCACTGAAGCAACTAGGCAAGCTAGAAGAAGAACCTTTGGCCCGGGTGGAGGACTCTGCTTTGGAAGAATACCCTGAACCTGACGTTGAAGATGAACATCAAAGGGACTCCGACGAGGAAACGAATGATGTTGAAGATGAACACCAAAGTGACTATGAGGAAAAAACGGATTACTTTGGGGGTGCCTATGTGTATAGCAGTGATGAAGAGGTAAATGCAAGTGAAAGTGCCAGTTCTGCGAGTGAAGATGAAACTGAACTGGACTGCACTGAGCCGATGGACTCTTCAAACTGGTGTCACACGTCTGCCAACAGCAGTGCATACTGTGCTGATAGT GAAAATGAAGAGGAGGGCTATTCGCAACTCAGCTTGCACCCCGAACAGAGCAAGCACACCCTGAG GGTCTTCAGCCTTCAGGAGAAGCTACTGCTTGCATTTGTTCGACAACCTACAATGCTCAGATTGACTGGACGTGCGACGTTGCGTGTTCTGTACGGATCCCTCGATGTCGATGGATATATCCTGACTCCTGCAAATCCGCACAACAAGGATGGCTTGTTTGTTCAGTGTGGGTTGCTCTCCCCGCCGGCAACAATGAGACCCATGGCCCCGCAGAGCGATTCTGTGTACTCAAAGCTCATGCAAGAGCTAAACCAGCTGGTTCCTGGGTCATGGGACACAGTGTCCCCCCACTTTGATCGAAACGCCACCGTGGTCCTACTAAAGAAGGCAGAAGGACGTTGGCCAGCAATAGAGTTGGTCATCGCTAACTTGGTCAAGTTGCCGCACTTGGAGAGCAGTCACGCGGGTATGGGCTTTGACTTGAAGTCTGCAAAAGATGATCATCATCCTTGGAGCTCACAGTTTCCTGGTTTGGCTACAAAACTCATCAAAGCTACTACTTCTGCAG AGCAACAGATTCCCCATGTTGTTGTATGTGGGATGAAAAATTCTGGAAAGTCAACATTTCTAAGGCAGCTTACAAATTCCTTGCTCAATGT GTGCTCCGCCGTGATCTACCTTGACTGCGATCCAGGCCAAACAGAATTCTCACCTCCAGGGACTCTTTCTCTTGTCAAAGTCACACATCCACTCCTGG GGCCTCCTTTTACTCATGTGTGTACACCTGAGAA AATGTACTTCTTGGGCGATGTCTCTCCAGCTGCTTCCCCAGACTCTTACTCGAATGCAATACGCTGCTTGGTCGAATACAAGAACCAGCATTTTCCAAGCTGCCCCCTTGTTGTGAACACAATGGGATGGCTTTACG GCATTGGGATGTCACTCTTTGTGGACATAATACGTTGGGTGAACCCTACAGACCTGGTGCAGTTAGTTTCTGCATTCAATTTGGCCGGGTCTGTATCACCTACTGACCTTCCCCTCCTGAATGCCTCAACGGTACACATGGCTTGCGGGTGGCTTTCTTCACGTAATGATGCATTACCCGAGGGCCATGATGCTGTGCTGGGTTCAAGCTTTGCATCTCACCACCTGAGAGCAGTTGAAGGAAAATCATCAAG TTCACAACCTCAAATACTAAGACAAGGAATGCTGTTGTCTTACCTGAGCCAAAAGCAGTGCTCATCGGCTTTCTGTCCCTGGAGCTTGACACCATACAG aCTAGCATGGTCATCTGTTGCAATTCATGAGCACAGCTGCACTGTACAAAAGAAGGATCTGTTACATGTACTCAATGCGAGTGTTGTGGCTCTGTGTACAGTACCAAAAGAATCA CTTCTGGAGACCGAAGTGGAAGGCTACCCAATGTTTATGAAAGGGAACCCTCCATATGAATGTGTTGGCTTTG GCATTGTGCGTGCCATCCACCCCAAAGAAAAAGTTTTTTACATCTTAACACCTGAGCCAAAGCACAGACTGGCAGAAGTTAATGCTCTGATCAAAGGATGCATCAATATCCCAGAGGTCCTTCTAACAAAACAG GCTCGCTTCCTGAAGAAAGGACAGTCACTTCCTTACCTTGCAAACAGTGCCTGCAGCGAAGTGACATCTTACTCTGACAATCAGATGGAAACAAGGTCAAGGAGTGAATCACCCTGTTACTAA
- the LOC135401095 gene encoding polynucleotide 5'-hydroxyl-kinase NOL9-like isoform X2, with the protein MACTGPPEKGKKHWKYNMKPKHAKQFPGRVPSRHHSTSTVKAKLKRHHKKKMRKQSGSWTVELDIDTTKKSPHTFTISPYESRLDSAGKPSKKSSKFRHKKDKFRQPKETALAKHNRRRSESEGCLGDQEAPDISHCISRVSGEGASKEKSSKGPVGPLSLDALKQLGKLEEEPLARVEDSALEEYPEPDVEDEHQRDSDEETNDVEDEHQSDYEEKTDYFGGAYVYSSDEEVNASESASSASEDETELDCTEPMDSSNWCHTSANSSAYCADSENEEEGYSQLSLHPEQSKHTLRVFSLQEKLLLAFVRQPTMLRLTGRATLRVLYGSLDVDGYILTPANPHNKDGLFVQCGLLSPPATMRPMAPQSDSVYSKLMQELNQLVPGSWDTVSPHFDRNATVVLLKKAEGRWPAIELVIANLVKLPHLESSHAGMGFDLKSAKDDHHPWSSQFPGLATKLIKATTSAEQQIPHVVVCGMKNSGKSTFLRQLTNSLLNVCSAVIYLDCDPGQTEFSPPGTLSLVKVTHPLLGPPFTHVCTPEKMYFLGDVSPAASPDSYSNAIRCLVEYKNQHFPSCPLVVNTMGWLYGIGMSLFVDIIRWVNPTDLVQLVSAFNLAGSVSPTDLPLLNASTVHMACGWLSSRNDALPEGHDAVLGSSFASHHLRAVEGKSSSSQPQILRQGMLLSYLSQKQCSSAFCPWSLTPYRLAWSSVAIHEHSCTVQKKDLLHVLNASVVALCTVPKESLLETEVEGYPMFMKGNPPYECVGFGIVRAIHPKEKVFYILTPEPKHRLAEVNALIKGCINIPEVLLTKQARFLKKGQSLPYLANSACSEVTSYSDNQMETRSRSESPCY; encoded by the exons ATGGCTTGCACCGGCCCTccagaaaaagggaaaaagcactg GAAATACAACATGAAGCCAAAGCATGCAAAACAATTTCCTGGGCGTGTTCCATCTAGGCATCATTCCACAAGCACAGTGAAAGCAAAACTTAAGAGGCACCACAAAAAGAAGATGCGAAAACAAAGTGGAAGCTGGACTGTCGAGCTTGATATTGACACGACGAAGAAAAGTCCACACACGTTCACCATTAGTCCTTATGAATCCCGGCTGGATTCAGCTGGAAAGCCTAGTAAAAAATCATCGAAGTTTAGGCACAAGAAGGACAAATTTAGACAGCCCAAGGAAACAGCGCTGGCCAAGCACAATAGACGGAGATCAGAATCTGAGGGCTGCTTAGGGGATCAGGAAGCTCCAGATATTTCCCACTGCATCAGCCGTGTGAGTGGAGAGGGAGCAAGTAAAGAGAAAAGTTCAAAAGGGCCTGTTGGTCCACTATCACTAGATGCACTGAAGCAACTAGGCAAGCTAGAAGAAGAACCTTTGGCCCGGGTGGAGGACTCTGCTTTGGAAGAATACCCTGAACCTGACGTTGAAGATGAACATCAAAGGGACTCCGACGAGGAAACGAATGATGTTGAAGATGAACACCAAAGTGACTATGAGGAAAAAACGGATTACTTTGGGGGTGCCTATGTGTATAGCAGTGATGAAGAGGTAAATGCAAGTGAAAGTGCCAGTTCTGCGAGTGAAGATGAAACTGAACTGGACTGCACTGAGCCGATGGACTCTTCAAACTGGTGTCACACGTCTGCCAACAGCAGTGCATACTGTGCTGATAGT GAAAATGAAGAGGAGGGCTATTCGCAACTCAGCTTGCACCCCGAACAGAGCAAGCACACCCTGAG GGTCTTCAGCCTTCAGGAGAAGCTACTGCTTGCATTTGTTCGACAACCTACAATGCTCAGATTGACTGGACGTGCGACGTTGCGTGTTCTGTACGGATCCCTCGATGTCGATGGATATATCCTGACTCCTGCAAATCCGCACAACAAGGATGGCTTGTTTGTTCAGTGTGGGTTGCTCTCCCCGCCGGCAACAATGAGACCCATGGCCCCGCAGAGCGATTCTGTGTACTCAAAGCTCATGCAAGAGCTAAACCAGCTGGTTCCTGGGTCATGGGACACAGTGTCCCCCCACTTTGATCGAAACGCCACCGTGGTCCTACTAAAGAAGGCAGAAGGACGTTGGCCAGCAATAGAGTTGGTCATCGCTAACTTGGTCAAGTTGCCGCACTTGGAGAGCAGTCACGCGGGTATGGGCTTTGACTTGAAGTCTGCAAAAGATGATCATCATCCTTGGAGCTCACAGTTTCCTGGTTTGGCTACAAAACTCATCAAAGCTACTACTTCTGCAG AGCAACAGATTCCCCATGTTGTTGTATGTGGGATGAAAAATTCTGGAAAGTCAACATTTCTAAGGCAGCTTACAAATTCCTTGCTCAATGT GTGCTCCGCCGTGATCTACCTTGACTGCGATCCAGGCCAAACAGAATTCTCACCTCCAGGGACTCTTTCTCTTGTCAAAGTCACACATCCACTCCTGG GGCCTCCTTTTACTCATGTGTGTACACCTGAGAA AATGTACTTCTTGGGCGATGTCTCTCCAGCTGCTTCCCCAGACTCTTACTCGAATGCAATACGCTGCTTGGTCGAATACAAGAACCAGCATTTTCCAAGCTGCCCCCTTGTTGTGAACACAATGGGATGGCTTTACG GCATTGGGATGTCACTCTTTGTGGACATAATACGTTGGGTGAACCCTACAGACCTGGTGCAGTTAGTTTCTGCATTCAATTTGGCCGGGTCTGTATCACCTACTGACCTTCCCCTCCTGAATGCCTCAACGGTACACATGGCTTGCGGGTGGCTTTCTTCACGTAATGATGCATTACCCGAGGGCCATGATGCTGTGCTGGGTTCAAGCTTTGCATCTCACCACCTGAGAGCAGTTGAAGGAAAATCATCAAG TTCACAACCTCAAATACTAAGACAAGGAATGCTGTTGTCTTACCTGAGCCAAAAGCAGTGCTCATCGGCTTTCTGTCCCTGGAGCTTGACACCATACAG aCTAGCATGGTCATCTGTTGCAATTCATGAGCACAGCTGCACTGTACAAAAGAAGGATCTGTTACATGTACTCAATGCGAGTGTTGTGGCTCTGTGTACAGTACCAAAAGAATCA CTTCTGGAGACCGAAGTGGAAGGCTACCCAATGTTTATGAAAGGGAACCCTCCATATGAATGTGTTGGCTTTG GCATTGTGCGTGCCATCCACCCCAAAGAAAAAGTTTTTTACATCTTAACACCTGAGCCAAAGCACAGACTGGCAGAAGTTAATGCTCTGATCAAAGGATGCATCAATATCCCAGAGGTCCTTCTAACAAAACAG GCTCGCTTCCTGAAGAAAGGACAGTCACTTCCTTACCTTGCAAACAGTGCCTGCAGCGAAGTGACATCTTACTCTGACAATCAGATGGAAACAAGGTCAAGGAGTGAATCACCCTGTTACTAA
- the LOC135401097 gene encoding uncharacterized protein LOC135401097, protein MASGSDTQEPMDVGLLEAKTPERIHVDRTTSTPLVSAVSSPTPAKASSSISSDTPGQFEQSRTGSSVCLFTSLTPNTSRPDPMDTTPSGSTPSTSRCEPLMDLIKRNGVEKLL, encoded by the exons ATGGCGTCTGGATCTGACACTCAAGAGCCAATGGATGTGGGCCTGCTCGAAGCAAAGACACCAGAGCGAATCCAT GTAGACAGAACTACAAGCACACCTCTTGTGTCTGCTGTG TCCAGCCCCACACCAGCCAAGGCTTCCAGCAGTATCAGTTCCGACACACCAGGGCAATTTGAACAGTCGCGCACG GGCTCTTCCGTTTGTCTGTTCACAAGCTTGACTCCGAACACTAGCAGGCCTGACCCCATG GACACAACCCCCAGTGGCTCAACTCCAAGCACCAGCAGATGTGAACCTTTG ATGGATTTGATCAAGCGCAATGGCGTGGAGAAACTTCTGTGA